The Tistrella bauzanensis region GCTGATGCCTGTCTGTGTAGGCCAGCCGACCCCTAAATGCATGAAAACGGCAGCCGGTTCGCACCGGCTGCCGTTTTCGTCGGACCGCAGGCCCCGATATGCCGGAACCGGCATGCCGGGCTTGTCGGATTGTCGATGGTCAGAGCTTGGGCTCGACGATCTCGCGCGTCTCGACCGTGCCGTTCTTGAACTCATAGATCGCGAAGGTGCCGGACACGTCGCCCGCGGCATCGAAATCGAGCGAACCCGATGCGCCGACATAGTCGATGTCCTTGCCCTCCTTGATCAGCGCCACCGCCTTCTGCCACTCACCCGGCATCACCTTCTCGCCCGGCGCATTGGCGACCTCGCGCAGCGCGTCGCGGATCTTGGTGCCATCGGTCGAACCGGCCTTCTCCATGGCCAGCGCCAGGACATAGACCGCATCATAGGTGGTGTCGATATAGGGCTTCGGCGGCAGTTCCTTGTACTTCGCCTCATAGGCCTCGCGGAACAGCTTGGCGGCCGGGCTGTCGGCCAGGGCTTCCGGCGCGATGCCGACCGTGTCCTTCAGATACTCCTCGCCGATCGCCGCCGACATCTCGGGCGCCTTCAGGCCATCGGAGAACACGAACTTGCTGAACAGGCCCTCTTCCAGCGCCTGCCGCACGACCGTGGTGCCATTCTCAGGATAGGCAATCAGCACCAGAGCCTCGGCGCCATCCTTCGATGCATTGGTCAGCTCGCCGCGATAGGATGCGCTGCCAGCCTCGAAGGCCAGCGTAGCCGCGACCTTGCCGCCATTCTTCTCGAAGGTCTTGGTGAACTCTTCCGCCAGACCCTGGCCATAGTCGTTGTTGATGTACATGATCGACACGGTCTTGTAGCCCTCATCGGCTGCAAGCTTGCCCATCACGGTACCCTGAAGGGCATCGGACGGCACCGAGCGGAACATGAAGTCCTTGTCGTCCAGCGAGGTGATCACCGGCGAGGTCGACGCCGGCGAAATCTGCGGCACCGACCGCGTGGCGGAGACAGTGGTCGCCACCGGAATGCTGACGCCCGACGACAACGCGCCGACCAGGCCGTTCACACCCGCCACCGACACCAGCCGCTGGGCGGCATCAACGCCCGCCTGGGCATTGGTCTGGGTGTCGGCGACCTCAAGGCCGAGCTTGCCGCCAAGCAGGCCGCCCTGGCTGTTGATCTCTTCCAGCGCCAGCTCGGCACCGGTGACCGAGGCCACGCCATAGGCCTGCAGGTCGCCAGTCAGCGGCATAAGGGCGCCGATCTTGCCCCCGGCCGCCCAGGCCGGTGCCGCGGCGACGATCATCGTGGCTGCAACGGCCGCCGTGGCGGTCCGGATCGGATTGAGCTTCATCGCTTCCCCATCTCTCGTATTTTGGTTGCGATCGTCATTGTGATCGGAACCGGGTGGCCGGCATGTCCGACACCGCATCACCATATGAGTGCCGCAGTGTCCGCAGCCCATTGATGCCGCCGGTCCGACAGCCATGAACCACGCACGCCCGCACCCGTCACCATCTCCTCATGGCGGGTGCCGGCGCGCCTCCCCGGTTCCGGCTGGCCTCATTATGCACGGCACATGCCCGCTCCCAAAGCCCGATCACTCGCCGCAGGCACGATGGACGGGCCGTGCAGATCGCGCACGGGTCTGGTGCCATGCAGAAGCTGCATTGTTGCAGTGCGAAATAGACCCCTCCCGGAACCGATCGATCAGGCGTATCTCTAGCTCATCGAAACGATACGACGCGCCGCCGACGAGGCGCCCCGACCGAGCCCCCAGCAACCGCGACCGGCCCCCGCCGGCACGCGACCGGTCGAGAGGCATCACTCGGACGATGACGGCGCAACCAAGGAGACCAAAGTCATGACCGCCTTCATTCCCGGCGTCATCTCGCTCAAGAACCTGATCGCCCGGACGGTCCGGTGGCGCCTGGAGCGTCGGACCTATGCCGAGCTGAAGTCGCTCGACGACCGCATGCTGGCCGATATCGGCATCTCGCGTGGCGAGATCCGCTCGGTCGCCTCGCATGGCCGCCATGGCCATGAGGCCGCCGGCTTCGGCGCCTGACCGGCAGACCTGTCTCCGATCGGCCCGCTGCCTGGTCGGAGACACGGCAAGTTTCGCGTCGAAAGGCTGCCCTCCCTCGGCCCGACGACGCGCCTAACTGAAGCGCTTCCCCCGCTTCAGACGACCGGAGCCCTCCGCCGCCCTCCCTCGGTATAGGGCTCCAACACCAGGACGGTGTCTGCTGCGCCTCGCCCCCTGCCCTCCCTCAGGGGCACGAGAGCTGCGCGACACCAGACGACGGAGCCGGTTGATCCCCACTTGCGATCCCCCGGCGATGCTCTGAACGACGGCCCGGCCGCCCTCCCTCGGCCCGCCCGTCGGCCCCCTCCCCAGGGGCATTGCGTCGCTGCCGCAAGCCAACCGGACCCCGCATGAACGGCCCCGACGCCTCCCCCGTCGGGGCCGTTTTTTTGTCTAGCATCCCCCCTCGACGGCGCAGATCGCATCAGGTGCCGGCGCCAGATCAGGCATACAGGCCCTCGATGGTGTCGGCATATTTCCGATAGACATTGCTGCGCCGGATTTTCATCGTCGCCGTGACCTCGTCGTCATCGTGGTCCAGTTCCTTGGTCAGCAGATGGAAGCGGCGAACATGCGAGACCGGCGCCAGACCGGCATTGGCGCGGGCCACTTCCTGCTCCACCAGCGCCCGCACACGCGGGTTCTCGGCCAGCGACCGGAAGGTGGTGTAGGCGATGCCCTGTTCCTCGGCCCAGCGCGCGACCGTGTCGTAATCGATCTGGATCAGCGCCGAGACGAATTTACGCCGATCGCCGATGACCACGCATTCCTTCAGATAGGGGCTGGATTTGACCGCGTTCTCGATCTCGGTCGGCGACAGGTTCTTGCCGCCGGCGGTGATCATGATGTCCTTGATCCGGTCGACGATGCGGATGTGGCCGTCGACCTCCTCGCCGACATCGCCGGTATGCAGCCAGCCATCGCGGATCGTATCGCGGGTCGCCGCCTCGTTCTTGTAATAGCCGGCAAAGACCGATCCGCCGCGCACCAGGATTTCACTGGTGGCCGGATCGAGCTTCACCTCCACCCCGTCGACCGCCGTGCCGACCGTGCCGGGGCGCGGATCCTCGGGCAACTGCCCCAGCGCCACCCCGGCGGTTTCGGTCTGGCCATAAACCTCGACCAGCGGCACGCCGATCGCCCGGAAGAAACGCAGGATGTCGGTTGAAATCGGTGCCGCACCGGTCAGGGCGATATGCGTGCGCCGCAGCCCGATGAAATTCAGCAGGGCACGATAGACCAGCAGATACCAGATCTGGAACCGCAGCCGTTCGGCCGAGGTCCACTGCCGGCGCGGCTTGTAGGCCAACGCCATGCCATCGGCAAGCGCGCGGTCATAGAGCGCTTTGCGCCATCCCCCGGTCTCGGCCATCTTGATATGGATGGCGGCATGCAGCTTTTCCCAGATCCGCGGCACGCCCATGAAGAAGGTTGGCGCCACTTCCCGCAAATCCGACTGCACCGTGCGCAGGCTTTCGCCAAAGGAAATCAGGCTGCCCAGATAGACCGGCGCGAAATTGGTCATCGCCTGTTCCGCCACATGACACAGCGGCAGATAGCTCAGGCTCGATGCCGCGCGGTCCAGCGACAGCCGCGCGATCAGCCCCGGCACAACGTGAACGATGTTGCGCCAGGTGATCACCGCGCCCTTGGGCTTGCCGGTCGAGCCCGAGGTGTAGATCATCAGTGCCGTGTCATCCAGCGTCTGGGCATCCAGCAGCCGGTCGGCCCGTTCGGGCTCGGCCGCGTGGCGTTCGGCACCCAGTCGCTCGACCTCGTCGAACGGGATCAGGTCGGGGTGGTCATAGGCCTTCAGCCCGCGCATATCGACGACCACGATCCGGCGCAGCCGCGGCAGGTCCGCCCGGCAGTCCAGCACCTTGTCGGCCTGTTCCTGGTCTTCCACCACCACCACGTCGACATCGGCATGGGCCAGAACGTAGGCGACCTCATTGGCCGGGCTGGTCGGATAGACCCCGACCGTGACCGCATGAATGATGCCGGCACCCATCTGGGCGATCACCCATTCGGCGCGGTTTTCCGACAGCACGCCGACATGGCCGCCCGCCGTCACCCCCAGCGCCTCCAGCCCCAGGCCAAAGGCGCGGGCACGCTCGAAATAGCCCGACCAGGTGATCGGCTGCCAGATGCCGAAATCCTTCTGGCGGATCGCCAGTGCCGACGGCCGGTGGCGCGCATGTTCGCGCAGCATCTGCGGCATGGTCAGAACCGGCACCGCCATGGTTTCCGGCTTGCGCGCCTGCTCCCGTTCGGTCATGACAGCCACCGTTTGCGCCGCTTGTAATGCTTGATGTCCCGGAACGACCGGCCGGCACCGTCCTCGCCACCATGGCCCAGATAGAATTCCTGGACGTCCTGGTTGGCTGCAAGCTCGGCCGGCGTACCGTCGATGACCACCCGGCCGCTTTCCATGATGTAGGCGTAATCGGCAACCGCCAGCGCGATCGCGGCGTTCTGCTCCACCAGCAGCACGGCCGTCCCGCGCTCGCGGTTGATCCGCAGCACGATCGAGAAGATCTCCTCCACCACCATCGGCGCCAGACCCAGCGACGGCTCGTCCAGCATGATCAGTTGCGGATCAGCAACCAGGGCGCGGCCAATGGCCAGCATCTGCTGTTCGCCACCCGACAGATAGCCGGCCAGCCCCTTGCGGCGTTCCTTCAGCCGCGGGAAATAGCCATAAACCATCTCGATCGGATCGCCCGCATCGCCACCGGACGCGCGCCGGCCGCCTTTACGGGCATAGGTCGCGGCGGTCAGGTTCTCCTCGACCGTCAGATCCTCGAACACCCGCCGGCCCTCCATCACATGGAACAGGCCATCATGCACCAGGCTGTCGGGCGCCCGCCCCCAGGCCTCATGGCCACGAAACCGGATATGGCCGGCGGTCAGCCCGCCATTCTCCAGCCGGATCAAGCCGGACACGGTCTTGAGGGTCGTCGACTTGCCGGCCCCGTTGGCGCCAAGCAGGGCCACGATCGCGCCGGGTGCAACCCGGATCGACAGACCGCGCAGCACCTGGACCGTGTGATTATAGACGACCTCGATATTCTCGATGTCGAGCAGCGGCGGCGCGTGATCCCCTGCCTTGCCTGCGGGATCTGAACGGGATGCGGCAATGGTCATCGGGCGGACTTCCAGATCGGGGGCCGGCGGTCCTGGCGCCCAGACAAGGCATCACGACCACCGGCGGATGATGGCGACACTCAGGTCAACGCGATCCAGTCCGAGGCCGGGACATAGCGCTTTTCCGAGAACTTGACCTGATAGATCCGGCCGACCGGCACCGAATGGCCCTTCAGCGACACCGGCAGGCCCATGATGCCGCCGGTATCCCAGCCCTCGATGCTCTCCAATGCCGCCTTCATGGCCTTGGCCGACATGTCGCCGCCGGCAGCCAACGTGCGGCGGGCGATCTCGGTGAAGAGCATGCCGGTAAACCAGCTCGCGACATAGGGTACCGGCCGATAGGTCACGTCCGGCGCGACCTTCCTGGTATAGGCGCGCATGGCATCCAGATTGGGTCCGTTGGCGTCACTGTCATAATAGTTGTAAGGCATAACCCCCATGAAGCCGTCGGATGGCTCGCCGACCTGATCGATCAGCAGTTTGTCCATGGTGTAATAGGTGCCCATGAACTTGGTCTTCAGGCCCATCTGCTTCATCTGGACGATGAATTCATTGATCGGTGACAGCACATAACCGTGGAAGATCACATAATCAGGCCGCGACCGCCGCAGCTTCAACACCTCGGCCGACACGTCCACGCTGCCCGGCTTGGTGACGATCTCGTCGACCAGTTCCAGCCCCAGCGTCTTGATCCGCGCCTTGGCCGACGCGATCGGATCGCGGCCGAACTCGGTGTCGCTATAGACCAGCGCGACCTTGGGTGCCGCACCACCGCTCGCCTCGGCCTTGATATATTCCAGCAGGATGCCGACCTGCTCGGCATAACTGGGGCCGGCAATGAAATGATAGGGGTAGCGCTGCGGATCGGCCAGTTCCGAGGCGAAACTCGCCCCCGACATCACCGTGCTGCCAAGCTGGTTCAGCTCCGACGCGATCGCTTTCTCGAAGCCGGTGCTGTCGCCGAAATAGAATTGCGGCTTATGGGCGGCGGTGATCTTCTTGAATGCCGCCACCGACACATCGACCTTATAGCCGGTGTCCTCCATGACATAGCGGACCTTGCGGCCGTCGATGCCGCCATTCTCGTTCAACCATTCGACATAATCGTTCAGGCCCTGATGACCGGCGATGCCGGCGAAGGCGAACACGCCGGTCATCGGCAGCGAGCCGCCGATCACGATCTCGTCGGCCGCCAGCGCGATCCGGGGACCGAAGCCGGTCTTCAGCGCCAGGCCCAGCGCCGCCGCCGCCCCACCATATTTCAGCACGTCACGCCGCGAGGCGGCCCCCTGAACCGTGCTCATGATCCTGCTCATGATGTGTCTCCTCCCAAAGCGCCACCGGTTCGTGCCGGCGGTCGTGCATGCATGTCGTTGCCGTGGTCCGCCGTCCCGACATCAGGTCCGGAATGGCCACAGATGGAAGAACCGTCTGAGCCGGCGCCACATTTCGGCCAGCCCATGGGGTTCGAAGATCAGGAACAGCACGATCAGCAGGCCGAACACCACCTCGCGCATCGGCGACAGCACCACCGGCGCCTGCGGATAGAACGGTGTCACTGCCGAGGTGATGAAGCGCAGCGCCTCAGGCACCAGGGTCATGAAGATCGCGCCCAGAATGCCGCCCATGATCGTGCCCATGCCACCGACGATGATCGCCGCCAGAAAGAAGATCGACATGGTCAGCGGAAAGCTCTCAGGCGTCACCACCCGGAAGAAATAGGCGAACAGCCCGCCGGCGACACCGGCATAGAACGAGCTGAGCGCGAAGGCATAGAGCTTCCAGCGCAGCAGATCGATGCCCAGCACCTCGGCCGAGATGTCGCGGTCGCGGATGGCGATGAAGGCGCGCCCCACCCGGGTGCGGAACAGGTTGCGTGCGCCCATGCAGGCCAGCACCGCCAGCGCCATGATCAGCCAGTACATGTCCCGGTCGCGGTCGAGCACATAGCCGAACAGCGATGCCGGCGGAATGCTGATGCCGCCGATGCCGCCGGTGACCGGATCCCAATGCGCGAACACGAAATGCAGGATGACGCTGGCGGCCAGGGTGGCGATCGCCAGATACAGACCCTTGACCCTGAGCGATGGCAGGCCGACCAGCACGCCGAAGGCCGCCGATGCGAGCCCGGCCAGCGGCAGCGTGAAGATGAACGGCACCCCCCAGCGGCTGGCAAGCACCGCCACGGTATAGCCGCCAAGCCCCATGAAGGCGGCCTGCCCCAGCGAGATCTGGCCGGTGAAGCCGGTCAGGATGTTCAGCCCGGTGGCGCTGATCACGTTGATCGCGACCAGACAGGCCAGATAGATCGTGTAGTCATTGCCGATCAACGGGAACGCCGCGATCAGAACCAGCAGGGCCGTGAACCACGCCCGGCGTACCGGCGTGTCCAGGATCTGCTCGTCGGCGATATAGCTGGTCTTGGCGTCACCGATACGCATCGCGGGTCATGTCTCCGGTGGCGTGGCGCGAGGGCATCGACCCTCTACAGCCGTTCGATCTCGCGGGTGCCGAACAGGCCATAGGGGCGCGCGATCAGGATCAGGGCCAGCAGCGAGAAGGTGGCGAGCTGGCGGTATTCGCCGCCCAGATAGGTGCCGGCGATGGTTTCGAACCAGCCGACGAACAACCCGCCGATCAGCGCCCCCAATATGCTGTCCAGCCCGCCCAGGATCACGATCACCAGGATCGACAGCCCGACCACGCCCATCTGCGGGCTGAGGCCGCCGCTGGCCGCGACCAGTATCCCTGAAATGGCTGCCGCGAAGGCCCCGGCGATCCAGGCCGCCGAGAACACCTTCGGCACCGCGATGCCCATGGAATATGCCGCCGCCTGATCGGATGCCGTGGCCCTGAGCGCCACGCCCCCGCGCGAGAAGCGGAAATACAGCAGATAGATGGCGATCACGCAGGCGGCGATGATAAAGGCCCAGGCCGATTTGGGCGCCACATACATCTCGCCGATGAACAGCGGTTCGCCGGGCAGGAAATCGGGTAGCAATTGCGGATCGGCGGTCCACAGCATCTCGGCCAGCCCGATCAGCACACTGGCGATGCCGATCGTGACCATCACCACCGAAATCGGGTTCTCACCCAGCATGGGTCGGATCGCCACCCGCTCGATCACCCCGCCCAGCAGCGAGCCGCCGATCACCGCCAGCGGCAGCGACACATACCATGGCCAGTCCAGCAGGCCGGCGAAGGTCAGGAACAGATAGGCCGAGATCATCATCATTTCGCCCACGGCGAAGTTGATGACCCGCGTCGCCTTGTAGATGATCACGAACCCGAGCGCGATCAGCGCATACAGCCCGCCGGTCGCCAGCCCTGCAAGGCTGACCTCCCCGAAGAACAGCCAATCCAACGGCCGCCTCCCCTCTCGCGCATGGAAATCCGCCACTGTGCCAATGGCGATGGTCGCCGGGTCGCCGCCGGATCAGGCGGCTTCCTGTCCCGCCATCAATCGTTCCCGCATCTGGCCGACATCGCCGGCGCCCAGATAGGCACGGATCACCTCAGGATCGCCCTGGACATCGGCGGGGCGCCCTGCCGCGATCTGCCGGCCGAAATTCAGCACCACGACATGATCGGAGATATCCATCACCAGGCTCATATCGTGTTCGACCATCAGCACGGTGACGCCCCATTCATCCTTCACGTCCAGGATGAAGCGGGCCATGTCCTCGCGTTCCTCGCGGTTCATGCCGGCCACCGGTTCGTCCAGCATCAGCACCGATGGCCGCATCGCCAGGGCACGCGCCAGTTCCACCCGCTTCTGAAGGCCGTATGGCAGGGCGCCGACCGGCAGACCGCGGATATGGTCGATTTCCAGGAAATCGATGATCCGCTCCTCGACCTCGCGCCGCAGCCGTGCTTCCTCGGCGCGGGCGCGGCCGCGATAGATCAGCGCGTCCACCAGCCCGGTCTTCAGATGCACATGTGCGCCGAGTTTGATGTTGTCGAGCACGGTCATGCCGCGGAACAAGGCGATATTCTGGAAGGTGCGAGCCAGGCCCAGCGCCGCGCGGGCCGGCGGCTTCAGCCGGCTGATGTCGCGGCCACGATACCGCACGCGCCCGCTATCGGGCTTGTAGAACCCCGATATCGCGTTGAACAGCGAGGTCTTGCCCGCGCCGTTCGGGCCGATCACCGTCGTGATCGAGCCTTCTTCGACGGTCAGCGATACATCGGTCAGGGCAGCCACGCCGCCGAATTTCAATCCGATGCCCTCAACCTCCAGGACAGCGGTCATGATCGGCACCGGCAGCCGGACGGATGCGCCGGACGCACCTCACCCGCCCCTGCGGCATGCCTCTCGGCATGTCGTCGCGTGCAGTCGTTCACCGGTAATGTCTCCCTCCCTCACGGGGCGGTCTTTGTTATTTTCGGAACCGCTCCCGTGTCTTCAGGCTAGGAAACTGTCGCAGCCGCGTCAATCCCGTTTACCCACGGGTAGAAAATTTCCATGTCGTCGAACGTATCAATGATCATGATCTTCGGGCGCCGGCGCGGCGCGGAAGCGCGTGCCGGCGCCGCCCGATCAGCGCCGCACGAACCGCCAGATACCGTCCGTCCCGATCTCACGACGGATCAACCCCTGGTGAACCAGGTTGTTGATATGGGCCAGCGCCTCGCCGGTGGCGAAGACCAGTTGCTGTGCATCCAGAGTCCGGTTGCCGAACAGCAGCGGGAAGGTGTCGCGTACCGTCATCGGTCGCTCACCGCAGGCGGTCAGGATGGCATCCAGCCGGTCGCGGTGATGGGCCGCCAGGGCGTTCACCCGGAAATGCAGGCCATGGAACGGCGCGTCATGCGATGGCAGAACCAGCGTGTCTTCGGGAAGCTCCAGGAATTGCGGCATGTCGGCCAGGAACATGGCCAGCGGATCGCCATCGGGTTCGGCCGGCCAGACCGCAATATTGGGGCTGATCCGCGGCAGAACCTGATCGCCTGAAATCAGCACCCGGCGCGCCGGCGAATACAGCGACACATGCTCGACCGCATGGCCCCGGCCGATCAGCAGCTGCCAGTCATCGCCGGCCATGCGCAATGGCGTGTCACGCGACATGCGGGTGAAGCTCTGCGGCAGTTCAGACACACCCTTGCGATAGCCGCTGGTGCGGCCGTGAATGCCCTCGATCTCGTCAGGCGTCAGACCCGCTTTCTGATAATAGGCAAGCCTGGCGTCGTGGTTGCCCGAGGCGACCTCGTACCAGACCGACCGCGCCATCAGCCATTCGCCAAGCGAGGCATGGAACCGCGCACCGGGCCAGCGGCGCACCATCCAGCCGGCAAGTCCCATATGGTCGGGATGGAAATGGGTGACCACGACCCGGGTGACCGGACGTCCCTGAAGCGTGGCCTCGAAGACCTGTTCCCACATATCGGTGGTCATGCGGGTGTTGATGCCGGTATCGACGACGGCCCAGCCGTCCTCGCCTTCATCCACCAGCCACAGATTGATGTGGTTGAGCGCAAATGGCAGCGGCATCCGGACCCAATAGATGCCTGGTGCGACTTCTAGACTGTGTCCCGGCTCCGGGCGGGTGTCGAGGGGATAGACAATCCCGGCGGCACGATCCATGATTTTGCCTTTCCTAGCATCACCTCCCCCTCTTGCGAATACGATCGGCAGGCCCTGCGGCCATGCCTTGCCGGCGGATCCGCGCCTCTGCGGGTGCGTGGTCCTGCCGACTGGCTTCCGGAGCGAGCGGCTCGTTGACAATGGCCGCCATCTGGTCCGGTGGTGCAAGCCTCCGCCCTGAAGGGGGCCTGCGTCAACATGTCAGCAATCCTGACCGATCAGATCAGGGCGGCCCCCATGCCGGGGGCCGCCACTGTCCGATGTCCGATCGCCGTTCAGATCTGGTCCGTCTTGCCGTCCGCCCGGATGATCAGGCCGCGAACTGTTCGGGGCTCAGCGCCATCATGCTGGCCGAACCAGCCTTGACCGACCGGCCGAGGCCGGCCGCCTGCGGCAGCACCTGCTCGGCATAGAAGCGGGCGGTGACCAGTTTGGCCTCAAGGAAGGACGCGTCATCGGCACCCTCTTCCAGCCCGCGCAGGGCAGCACCCGCCGACAATGCCAGCATCCAGCCACCACACACCGTGCCCATCAGCCGCAGATAGGCGGTGGCGCCCGACAGCACCGCCTGGGCATCGTTGCCCGACTGCGCGATCAGCCAGTCGGTGGCGTCATCGGCGGCCGCCGCCGCCTCGGCCAGCGCCGCCGCGATCACCTGGGCATCGTCGCCACGTGCGGCCCCCATAGTTTCGGCCACGGCCTTGATCTCGGCCACCAGCGCCTTGATCGAGGTGCCCTGATCCATCGACAGCTTGCGGCCGACAAGATCCATGGCCTGAATGCCGTTGGTGCCTTCATAGATCAGGCAGATCCGGGCATCGCGCATGTGCTGTGCGGCGCCGGTCTCCTCGATATAGCCCATGCCGCCATGGATCTGAACGCCGGTCGAGGCGAGCTCGAAGCCAAGATCGGTCGACCAGCCCTTCACGATCGGGATCAGCACCTCGACGCGACGCTGGGCGATCCGGCGATCTTCCGCCTCAGGGGCATGGCGCGACCGGTCGATCATCGCGGCCGTGTACAGGCCCAGCGCCCGCATCGCCTCGGTCTGCGACTTCATCAGCATCAGATTGCGGCGCACATCCGGGTGATGGATCAGGGGCGCGGCGCCCTCCTCGCCGGGCGCGCGGCCCTGGCGGCGGTCCTGGGCATAGGCCAGGGCCTGCTGATAGGCACGCTCGGCAATCGCATAGCCCTGGATACCCACATTCAGGCGGGCATTGTTCATCATCGTGAACATGTATTGCAGGCCGCGGTTTTCCTCGCCGATCAGAAAGCCGGTGGCGCCGTCATTGTCGCCGAACTGCATCACCGCGGTCGGGCTGCCATGGATGCCCAGCTTGTGCTCAAGGCTGGCGCAGCGCAGATCATTGCGCTGTCCAAGGCTGCCATCGGCGTTGACCAGGAATTTGGGCACGATGAACAGCGAGATGCCCTTCACACCCGCCGGGGCATCCGGCGTGCGCGCCAGCACCAGATGGATGATGTTGTCGGTCAGGTCGTGCTCACCATAGGTGATGAAGATCTTGGTGCCGGTGATGGCATAGCTGCCGTCATCACGCCTGACCGCCTTGGACCGCAGCAGCGCCAGATCAGAGCCGGCCTGCGGCTCGGTCAGGCACATCGTACCGGTCCAGTCGCCCGAGATCAGCTTCTCAAGATAGGTCTGCTTCTGCGCGTCGGAACCATGCGCGGTCAGCGCCTCGACGGCACCAATGGTCAGCAGCGGGCACAGCCCCCACGCCATGTTGGCCGAATTCCACATCTCCGCGCAGGCCGACGCCACCGCCATCGGCAGCCCCTGGCCGCCGAATTCCGGCTCGAACGGCACGGAATTCCAGCCGCCATCGACGAACTGTCGATAGGCGTCGCGCCAGCCTTCCGGCGTGCGGACCACGCCGTTCTCGATCGTCGATCCGGTCTGATCACCGGTGCGGTTCAGCGGAGCGATCACGCCACCCGCCAGCTTCCCCGCTTCTTCCAGGATCGCATCCACGGTGTCGGGTGTCGCGGCATCACAGCCGGGAAGCTGCGACAGACCTTCGATGTCGACGATCTCGCGCATCACGAAGCGCATGTCGCGGATGGGAGCGGTGTAACCGTACATGATGTCCTCAGGTCTCAAGGGCCGTGTTGACGTCGTAGGCCTTGTATAAGTCGTTGAACACGAGCGGGCGTGTTCGGGGCTGTCGGATGCGGCGGCGGCCAGGGCGCAGCGCTGCCAATCGACCGCCGGTTGGCATGTACCAAGGATCACGATCTGGCGCGATCCATGGCAAATGCAAACCATCGGCCCGAAAAGCAAACGCTCGTTTGGCCCCCGTCCACCATCCGGGGCCGCTTGAAGGACCCCGGCAGCCCGACCCGGCCCCTTTGATGCGACCGCCGCCTGCCCCGCCCGACCGGCAGGGACAGGCCGCTTTCGCCTTGGATTATAGCACCGGCCGCTCGCCTCTGCAGGACATAACTTGTCCCCTGCCACGCCAATCGACGACCGATCGTGACAAAACAGGCGCCGGATCGGTATCCGGCGCCCTGCATCAAGCTCGTCATGTGGTGGGTATGGCGGCGATCATGCAGCCGGGGCCGGCGCCTCCGGTTCAGGATCGGTCACAACCGCTGCCGCCATGCCGACAGGCCGGGCGATCGCCTGCACCATCTCGGCGGCAATCACCGACAGGCGCGTGGCCTCGTCCATATAGTCGCGCACGGCGGCCTGGGCACTGCGTCCGGTCAGATCCACCACATCACTCGGTGTGCGGCATGCCACCAGTTGCTTCTGGCAGTCCACGTCATCGGCCAGTCGGCGCGCCACGAAGGCACCATACTCGTGAACCATACGGCCAGCGGCCGACGCCAACGCGCGGTTCATGACCATCCAGCTTTCAAACGCCGCACGATTCACACCGAGCAGAGTATCGAAAGACACGGGCGGCATCAGCTTCGTCGCCTGTGGCATGTCCGTGGTCTGGAACGGCATTGCGATCATGTTGATCTGTCCTCCAACCAAGGCCACCGGAACCC contains the following coding sequences:
- a CDS encoding ABC transporter substrate-binding protein, whose protein sequence is MKLNPIRTATAAVAATMIVAAAPAWAAGGKIGALMPLTGDLQAYGVASVTGAELALEEINSQGGLLGGKLGLEVADTQTNAQAGVDAAQRLVSVAGVNGLVGALSSGVSIPVATTVSATRSVPQISPASTSPVITSLDDKDFMFRSVPSDALQGTVMGKLAADEGYKTVSIMYINNDYGQGLAEEFTKTFEKNGGKVAATLAFEAGSASYRGELTNASKDGAEALVLIAYPENGTTVVRQALEEGLFSKFVFSDGLKAPEMSAAIGEEYLKDTVGIAPEALADSPAAKLFREAYEAKYKELPPKPYIDTTYDAVYVLALAMEKAGSTDGTKIRDALREVANAPGEKVMPGEWQKAVALIKEGKDIDYVGASGSLDFDAAGDVSGTFAIYEFKNGTVETREIVEPKL
- a CDS encoding DUF1127 domain-containing protein, which gives rise to MTAFIPGVISLKNLIARTVRWRLERRTYAELKSLDDRMLADIGISRGEIRSVASHGRHGHEAAGFGA
- a CDS encoding AMP-dependent synthetase/ligase, whose product is MTEREQARKPETMAVPVLTMPQMLREHARHRPSALAIRQKDFGIWQPITWSGYFERARAFGLGLEALGVTAGGHVGVLSENRAEWVIAQMGAGIIHAVTVGVYPTSPANEVAYVLAHADVDVVVVEDQEQADKVLDCRADLPRLRRIVVVDMRGLKAYDHPDLIPFDEVERLGAERHAAEPERADRLLDAQTLDDTALMIYTSGSTGKPKGAVITWRNIVHVVPGLIARLSLDRAASSLSYLPLCHVAEQAMTNFAPVYLGSLISFGESLRTVQSDLREVAPTFFMGVPRIWEKLHAAIHIKMAETGGWRKALYDRALADGMALAYKPRRQWTSAERLRFQIWYLLVYRALLNFIGLRRTHIALTGAAPISTDILRFFRAIGVPLVEVYGQTETAGVALGQLPEDPRPGTVGTAVDGVEVKLDPATSEILVRGGSVFAGYYKNEAATRDTIRDGWLHTGDVGEEVDGHIRIVDRIKDIMITAGGKNLSPTEIENAVKSSPYLKECVVIGDRRKFVSALIQIDYDTVARWAEEQGIAYTTFRSLAENPRVRALVEQEVARANAGLAPVSHVRRFHLLTKELDHDDDEVTATMKIRRSNVYRKYADTIEGLYA
- a CDS encoding ABC transporter ATP-binding protein; the encoded protein is MTIAASRSDPAGKAGDHAPPLLDIENIEVVYNHTVQVLRGLSIRVAPGAIVALLGANGAGKSTTLKTVSGLIRLENGGLTAGHIRFRGHEAWGRAPDSLVHDGLFHVMEGRRVFEDLTVEENLTAATYARKGGRRASGGDAGDPIEMVYGYFPRLKERRKGLAGYLSGGEQQMLAIGRALVADPQLIMLDEPSLGLAPMVVEEIFSIVLRINRERGTAVLLVEQNAAIALAVADYAYIMESGRVVIDGTPAELAANQDVQEFYLGHGGEDGAGRSFRDIKHYKRRKRWLS
- a CDS encoding ABC transporter substrate-binding protein, translating into MSTVQGAASRRDVLKYGGAAAALGLALKTGFGPRIALAADEIVIGGSLPMTGVFAFAGIAGHQGLNDYVEWLNENGGIDGRKVRYVMEDTGYKVDVSVAAFKKITAAHKPQFYFGDSTGFEKAIASELNQLGSTVMSGASFASELADPQRYPYHFIAGPSYAEQVGILLEYIKAEASGGAAPKVALVYSDTEFGRDPIASAKARIKTLGLELVDEIVTKPGSVDVSAEVLKLRRSRPDYVIFHGYVLSPINEFIVQMKQMGLKTKFMGTYYTMDKLLIDQVGEPSDGFMGVMPYNYYDSDANGPNLDAMRAYTRKVAPDVTYRPVPYVASWFTGMLFTEIARRTLAAGGDMSAKAMKAALESIEGWDTGGIMGLPVSLKGHSVPVGRIYQVKFSEKRYVPASDWIALT